The following DNA comes from Synechococcus sp. CC9616.
TTCACTGGCTCGCGAAGGCCGAGTCGACGAAGACGATCTGTTGAGGGCAGCCCTGTCTGCCTGGGCAGATCAGACAAAGGAGCTTCTGATGTGGCTGGAAAGCCAGGGGGATGAAGTCTCTCGCACCCGAACGCCAAAGCAGGTCATGGCTCTCGGCAGCCTGCGAACGCACATGGTGATGAGCCTGAAAGCCCTCAAATATGCCGAAAGCTGAGTCATTCCTGACGACGCGCGTCACATCTCTCCCTGAGAACCTGAAGAAACTGATCAGGATCTGGCTGCTGGTCGATATCAAAACGGCTGGAAGTATGCACCGTGAAGGCAATCCAGGCCTCCGATTCGGGACCACCCTCGGCCATCACGATGTCGTAACAGGCTTCGAAATCAGAATCCGGCGCCAGATCCCTCGCAGCGTTGATTGCGTCGTAAAGACCCTCTAGATCTGCAACCTGAGGATCAGCAAAGACAGCCCTGATCTTCTCCAGCATCAACGAACAGCTTCAAGTTCAGAGCGATCTGCACCTTGTAACTGATCCAGGCTGTCGATTTGAAAACAAAACTCCTCAAGTTCAGCATTAAATTCGAGGAGCATTACAGCCAGAGAAGAGGCCAGCTCACAACAAAAGTCGTCGGACACAAAAAGGTGTCTCACAGGACTCAGTAGTTGTAGGAAGCTCTGGGTGGTCAGCGTGGCTGGCAGCGCGTTGCATTCACAAATCGAGTTATGCCACCAATAAAGGGAATTGGTTGTCATCCAGCTCAAGCTCAATCATGCGAGCACGAATTCCTTCACAATCACTGCATCAACAGGGAAACAGGCCCTCATCAACTCGATGAAGCAAGCGTGGAAGGATTTTGTCTTCATCCTCATACAAGAGATTCACCAGAAAAGATGCATCAATCGATAACCTTCTGACGAACCATTTGAATCCAAGCCGTTATCAAAACACCAATTAGGTCCAAGGTGAGTTTGTCCTGACACGCTTCCGATTGAGCCAATCAAAATGGCAGCTCTCAGGATTCAACGACAACCCTTTGCTCGACTGACAGACCAGCGGAACGCGCGTCCTGGATCAGGGCGTTCAAGCAATCAACACCGAAGCTGGCCTCTCCATTAAGCAGGGCGTCCCATTCAGAGTCAGCAAAGTGGGTCTGAAGCCAGAGGGTTCCCAGAACGCTGGGGGCCGTCAGACGAAACAGACCTAGGACGTGTGTGGAAGTGGCAACCAGGTCCAAGACATCTGCGAAGCTGAACCTATTAGGACTCAGGCAGACGAGTTTAATTGTCCGTCTTGATACACAAAAGGAAAATCGCTTCGCGCAGTTGCTGATCAACCCTTCAGAAACATCCGTGGAACGGCATCATGAGTGCAGGTCGAAGAGGGTCGTTACTGATGTCACCCTTGTTCGCCTGCCACCGCTGCGGAATGCAAATTGAGCGGTCAATGGCGAATTACTGGCGATTAAAAGGCCGGGTGATCTGCTCAGGCTGCCTTGATCTTCAGGCTGTTGAAGATGGCCAAGACGCTGATGATCACGACGCAGGCCCTGTCGGGCAGGACAGGGCCCCTAAAACGCAGGACCGATCGCTCAGCGCAAATAGGAGACGCCGCGATAAGTAAGCCGTGGCGTTGTGAATGAAACGGCCTCACGGTTGGCCTGATAAACGCTGCGGCGATAGGTGAGCTGAACCAGGGATTTCGCCGAAACATCGTTCTGGCGCGTGTAGGTGTTGCCGAGGAAAGTGAGTTGCATCAGATGATCTCGGAATCAGCCCAAGCCCCCGTTCCATGGCCTGAGTCGTGCTGCGCCTTGTTAGGTAACAAGGTGAACGTTTTAGTAGTTGTTGCTACCAACCATGGATAAACCCTGCATGGAAGGCTGGCAAGCCCCTGCGCGATAGACATCACAAATTGTCAGCAACTGGCTTTAGAAGGCGAACATACAACAGCTCAAAACTTGAACGTCACCACTTCTGAATCCGGGAGTGTGAATACTTTGCCCTATCAATCTC
Coding sequences within:
- a CDS encoding DUF4278 domain-containing protein, whose amino-acid sequence is MQLTFLGNTYTRQNDVSAKSLVQLTYRRSVYQANREAVSFTTPRLTYRGVSYLR